In Deltaproteobacteria bacterium, the genomic stretch AACGATCATTCTGGAAATCCAATTAAAATTCCTTTGACCCCAACAAGAGCCACAAATTTTTCTGGAGGCTTAGGGAAAGGAGAAGACTTATGAATCGTCTCGAGAACAAAATCATCATAAGTGGTATTTCCGCTGGTTTTAAAAATCTGATTGTAAATGACAACACCATTTTCATCAATCTTTATTAAAGCTTGTGCCGTTAGATCTTTATTAGAAAGCCATTGAGGTAAGGTCCAATTTTCTTTGATCTTTTTATCAAGCAAGGCGACATAATTTTCATGCTGAAGTTTGTTTAAGCCAGTGAGCTCGGTTCCTGGATTTAAGACACTTCCTTTGTACTGAAATTTTTTTTGAGTTTGATTTGAACCTATTTGTTTTGTCTGTTCCGCTTCTAAATCAGATTTAATTTTATCTAGCGCGGATAACTTTTTTATTTTATTTATCGCCTCAACTTGTTTTTTTTGAATAACCTTAGTGTCTAATTTTCGTTTTTCCTTAGTTAACTTGATGGCCTCTAAGTCCGGCAAAGATTTTTTTTCGGGAAGCCTATCTGTAATTTTTTCCGCTTGCTTTTCTATTTGGTTTTCTGGGATTGTATCAGGGGTTTTTTCAGGCAATTTATCAGGTAATTTATTTGATGTCTCTTTAGGTGTAGGGATTAGTTTTTCTGGTAGCCCTACAATGTCAACGCGAATGGCTGATTCATAGTCAATTTTTTCACCTTCAAAAAAGACATTTTGTAATATAAATATAGAAAATATAAAAAAATGAAAAGCCAAAGAATACCATAAACCATTTTCGTTGGTGGAGATTTTGTATTTTGAGACATCTTTTGAACCTTGTTTAAACTGATTTTCCAAATATAAACCCTATTTTTCTTTTGGCAAGGTGACTAACCCCAGGCTCGTGATTCCAGCTGCTTTTGTTTCTGCCATGACCTCTGCAACAATCCCATAGTCAACTTTCCTATCTGCTTGAATATAAACTTGTTTATTTTTTCTTGTTTTGAAAATGGCCCTTAATTTTTCGTTTAATTGAGTTAAGAAAATAGGATTTTTTGCAATAGTTATCTTCCTATTGGCTTCGATGACAATAAGTAAAGGTTCTTCATTAAGTTCTAAGCCCGTTGCGGAGGTTTTCGGTAGCTCCACTTGGATTCCTTGCTGCATCAGTGGCGTTGTTACCATAAACATGATTAATAAGACCAACATCACATCCACAAGTGGTGTTACATTGATTTCACTGAGAACAGCTTTCGATTTTCCTGAACCAGAACTCATACCCATGATAAGACTCGATCCTATTGATTTAAAAAATTTCGTTTTACAAGGTTTAGAAAATCAGCAGAGAAATTATTCAGTTCTATTTCTTCTTTTCTGATTTTTGAAATAAAATGATTATAAAGAACAACAGCTGGGATGGCTGCGGCCAATCCAACAGCCGTAGCAATCAAGGCTTCAGAAATACCTGGAGCCACTACGGCTAAGCTCGCATTTCCAGTGGCGCCAATTTTGTGAAAGGAGGTCATGATCCCCCAAACGGTGCCAAACAAACCTATAAAGGGTCCCGTGCTTCCTGTTGTGGCTAAAAGAGTCAGTTTAGATTCCATTTTGGCTAACTCATTTTCCATGGCCTTTCTGATGACACGTTCTAAATTATCCATACTTGTTAGCTGAGGTTTGGCCGCTTTGAACACTCGAGCCAAAGGACTTTCATGGAAGGCATCTATTTCACTGTAAAGCTGATCTAAGGAGCTACTTTTCCAAAATTGAACCAAAAAAAGCTCGTTGACAGTGTGAATTCGTCTTAACAATAACCATTTATTAAATGAAATTCCCCAGCAGAGGATACTTAGAAAAACTAAAACGACAAGTGTTAACTGAACAATGGGCGAGGCTTGAAATAGAATATCTAAGGTGCTGGAATTAACGCTAATTTTATCCAAAAGGAGTCCCCCCTGCTTTATAGTTATGCTTAATTATATTCAGGGAATAAAGGGAGTCTATCAAAAAAAGACAATTCAAGATTCTGGACAAAAAAAAAGGTCCGAAGACAACTTTGAAATAAACCTCATTATTTAAGTGGGTGGCCATGGTAACAACTTTAGGCTTCCCAGTACGAGCTGGGCTTGCACACCATTGTCAGGGACAGCCCCCGATTACTTTGCTTGTAAGGTTTATTTTCGATAAGCTTTACGCCGTCGAACCCAAAATCAGTATACCTCAATAAAAAATAATTTTCAATAAGGCAGGACTATATATTAAGAATAATTAACCGAAAGGAGATGTATGAATTTGATTCTAATAGACTATATATTTCCTTTTGTTGTATTTTTCTATGGACTCTTAGTCCTTATTATGCTGGAAGTTCCTGTTCAAAAAATTATGAAACCTTCCCTTCATCGACTTAACTCTCATAAACCCTTAGCATGGATTTGTTTTTTTGTCGGAGGTCTTTGGTCCTTGCAGAACCTACTGTTGTAGACTCAAATAATGGAAAAACAGACCCATTGACATAGAAACCGGGTGATATTAACGTGCTCAAATGACGGAAATACCTTCGGCCCCTTTGCTTCATTCGGTGACAACAAAAATAAGTTTAAAAGATGATATCGATACTCTTAAAAACGAAGTTGAAGTTTATACGGTTGAACAATTAAATCTGCAAATTAAACAATTGTTAGAGGGACAAATTTCCTCAATTTGGATCAAGGGTGAAGTATCCAATTTTAAAGCGCATACATCGGGTCATTTTTATTTTTCTTTGAAGGACAATAAATCACAAATCTCTGCAGTGATGTTTCGAGGTTTTAATTCTAAACTCAAATTTAAAGTCTGCGATGGTTTAGAGGTGATTGTTAAAGGAAGAATTAGCGTTTATGAGCCCAGGGGAAGTTATCAAATTTTGTGTGAGACGATGGAGCCTGTCGGAGCCGGGGCTTTGCAAAGAGCCTTCGAAGAATTAAAAATTAAACTCAAAGCAGAAGGTTTGTTTGAGTCGGCTCGAAAAAGAAAAATACCGCCCCTTCCACAAAAAATCGTTTTGGTCACTTCTCCAACGGGGGCGGCGGTGCAGGACATGCGGCAAATTATTTCACGGAGAGCACCCTACCTTGAAGTTATTTTGATTCCTACCCTAGTTCAGGGTGAGGGGGCCTCAGAACAAATTATTTTAGCTCTCAAAAAGGCTTGGCAGCTCAAAGAAGTGGATGTCATTATTTTGGGCCGAGGCGGGGGATCCATTGAAGACTTGTGGGCTTTTAATAATGAAAATTTAGCTAGGGCTATTGCCGCTTCTCCAGTTCCGGTGATTTCAGCAGTAGGACACGAAATAGACTTTACCATCGCAGACTTTGTAGCTGATTTAAGGGCGCCAACACCTTCTGCTGCGGCAGAGCTAGTGGCTAAGAGCGCAAAGGACTTGACGGATCGTTTGATTAACTTAAACCGTGTGATGAAGATGGTTCTTGAAAGGCAAGTGAAAAAATGGGATCAAAAACTTGAAAATTTAAAACTACGGCTGATAGATCCAAAACAAAAACTTCAAGATTTAATTCTTAAAAACGATGATTTTTTTAATCGGTTGCAAGCAACACTTGAGTTGAAGATCTTGTCCTTTAGGCATAAAAATGAACTTCTTTTTCAAAAATTAAAAAATCCTAAAAATAAAATTGATAGCGCCAAAGAAGAGCTTAATTTTATACAAAAGTCCTTAATTTATCAAATGCAGAACAAGATCGAAAGAATGCAAAAAGACGTTCAAAATAAAATGTTGTTAATGGATTCATTTAGTCCTTTAAAGGTTGTAGACAGAGGATTTGTTATTGTCACTAAGAGCCATAAAATAATTAAGGAAAGCACCCAGTTGGAAGAAAACGATCGAATTGAATTGCGCTTTTCTGATAATCAAGTAGAGCTTACAGTTAAAGATTTAAAATTCAGCAATATAACTTAATAAGATAGCAACATAATTTAACAAAATAATTAGTGGGTAAATTTTAAAAAATTAAAGTTAAAATAAGGACGAAAATGGAATTTGAAAAAAAACTAACCAGATTAGAAACTATAGTTCAAAAGATGGAAAAAGGCGATGCGACCCTGGAAGATTCTTTAAAGCTTTTTGAAGAAGGAGTTAAGCTTTCAAGAGAGTGTCATCAGAAACTCAGTGAGGCTGAATTGAAAATAAAAAAACTTATTAGCTTCGACGACAAAGGCGAGCCAATTACAGAATTCTTTAATGAAGAGTAATATTCAAAATTAAGCTGGGTGGGTCTTTGTTTAGCGAAAAAACCAAAAATAAAATAATAGAATTTGATGAGTTTTCTAAGGGCGCGGTCGATTCCCTTTATCCAAATAAAATTGAAAACAAAAAACTCATTGAGTCTATTCAATATTCATTTTTGGGCGGTGGTAAAAGATTTAGACCCGCCATAACCTTTGTTGTCGCTGACTTATTAAAAGTAGAGACAAAGCAAATTTTGCCATGGTGTCTTTCTTTAGAAATGATACATACCTATTCTTTAATTCATGATGATTTGCCTTGCATGGATGATGATGATTTTCGTCGAGGAAAAGCAACAAATCATAAACTCTATGGTGAAAGCATTGCCCTTTTGGCAGGGGATGCTTTGTTGACAGAAGCTTTTGGAATTTTAGCCCAATTTTATGCCAATGAATCTGGAAATTTAGTTAAGCTTATTAACGAACTTGCTTTCATTTCTGGGCTCAGAGGGATGATCGGTGGTCAGTTTCTAGATATGGAATTAGAGGCAGCCACCATAGACAAAATAAAATTAATGCATCAAATGAAAACGGGGGCATTGATTTCAGGTTGCTTCAGTGGTCCTGGAATCATAAAGGGTTTAGCCCCAGATAAAATAAATAAATTGAAATTTTTAGGACAAGAAGTGGGTTTTCTCTTTCAAGTCAAAGATGATATTTTAGATTACCAAGATAAAAATCAAGATATTAAAAATATCGTTCCTTTTCTGGGGGGAATTGAAAAATCAAAAATATTCATTGAAAGTGAAACGGATAAACTCCTCCAAGAGGTAAGCCATCTTTTGGACACGTTGGGGACAGAACTCACGCCCACAAATGAACTTTCTTTTTTGCTAAAATGGAATCAAAATAGAAATTTATAAAAATGAGTAAATGTAGAGCGGATGTATTACTTTACGAAAAAGAACTAGCTAATTCTAGAACTCATGCCCAAGAACTGATTAAATCTAAAAAAGCTTACTATATGGAAGGTAATAAGAAAGTTTCTATTGATAAGCCAAGCCAAGAACTAGCGAAAGATTTGGAAATTATAATTGAAAATGATGAAACAATTAGTTTTGTTTCAAGAGCCGGTAACAAGCTCTATGAAGCCCTTAACGAACTTAAGGCCGGAGGCTTCATAGACTCAATGAGTTTTAGGGGGCATCATTTTCTAGATATTGGGGTGTCAACTGGTGGATTTTCTGACTGTGTTTTAAAGTTAGGTGCAAGCCAAGTTTTTGGTATCGACGTGGGTCATGGGCAAATTGCAAAAAATTTACTAGTGCGTCCTAATTTTAGGCTTTTCGAGGGCGTCAATGCTCGGTATTTATCTTCATATAAAGAAGTAACAAGTCAATTTCCACCAGAGGGGTTTGATTATATTTTGATGGATGTGTCTTTTATAAGTATAAAACTCATTCTTAATGAATTGTCCTCTTTTCTGAAAAAAAATGGAAGGCTACTTTCGTTAGTGAAACCACAATTTGAATTAGGAGCAGAGAATTTAAATAGATCTGGCATTGTTAAAAATATTGATTTGTATGCAAAGCTTGAAAAAGATATGATGGAGTTTGCAAGAACAGGTCAATGGGAAATCATAAGATATTTTGCCTCTAAAGTGCCTGGTAAAGATGGCAATAAAGAGTTTTTTATTTTTTTAAAAAGAGGAATTTAAAATGAGTTATTTTTATTTGTTGGCTTCCGCACTCATCATTTTGTTCCAACTGGGGTGTCAAAGTTTTCAAAGCAGAAATCCCCCATCTGCTTTGCCTGGAGGAAACAATTTACCTCAAGTCAGGAACGTTGAAACTCCAAGTCCAAAGCTGCTTCCAGACGATAATGCTCCTGGAAGTAATCCTGACGAGCCGGAACTCGCAGAGGGGATGCCCGTAAAACCTAGGCCATTGCCTGATATACCTAAAATTGGCATTATCCTGGGGCCTGGGGGAAGTCGTGTTTATGGTCAGATTGGAGTTCTTCAAGAATTGCAAAAAAATAAAATTCCAATTCAAAGTATTGCAGGAATGGAGATGGGTTCGCTGGTTGCGAGTCTTTACGCTTGGAGAAACTCAGTCAATGATGTTGAATGGCAAATGTTTAAAATTAAGGAAGATGATTTATTCAAAAAAAATCTGATAACTGGAAAAAAAACGACGGATATTAATTCACTGAATCCAATTATTAAAGCGGCCTTTAGTAATATTCGAGCCGAAGATTTTAAAAAACCATTCTCCTGTCCGGCTCTGAATTTACAAAATAATCAAATTTATATTATGAATAAAGGTTTTTTAGATCAACTACTTCCTTTTTGCTTGCCTTTTCCGCCGTTTTTCAAACCCTATCGAAAAAATATTGGTTCAACACGGGACTTAAAGATCGTGGCTGACTATTTGCGTTCTCAAGGGGCAAATTATATTATCTTTGTAAATGTTCTGGGAGGGAATTCTTTCAAAGCACCTATTTACGATGAAAACTCGACAGAAAACCTTCTTTGGGCAGAGCTTTCAAGCCAATTATCCAAACAAACGCGCTATGTGGATTATACTATTACTTTAAATCTTGAAAACAATAGTATAATAGACTTCAGTCAGCGACGCGAAATGATGCAAAAGGGTTCAGATCAATCATATAAGGTGATTCAATCCCTAGCCCAAAAATTAGGTTTATAGAATAAAAAAAGAGGAAACTTATGAGAAAAGCGCTTGAAAACATCCAGATATTTAAAACTCGAAGAGAAAAAGTGATTAAAAAACTTGGAAACAATGCCCTTGTTGTAGCGGCTCATCCAGAGCAAATTCGCAATCATGATGTTGGATATGCCTACAGACAAGATTCCAACTTGTATTACTTAACCGGCTTTGAAGAGCCAGAGTCTGTTTTAATTTTAAGACCAGGATTATTTCCTGAAAGTATTTTGTTTGTGAGGCAAAAAAATATTGAACGAGAGACTTGGGATGGTTTTCGTTTTGGTCCAGAGGCGACACAAGAAGAATTTCAAGTTGATAAATGCTATCCCATTGAAGAATTTGAAAAACAGGCCTTAGAGCTACTTAAAGGGTATGAAGGGGTCTATTACCGCTTACTTAAAAATCCAACATTTGATCAAAGATTTCTTAATATTTTGGAAGAGTTAAGACGGTCTCAAGGTAGAACTGGTTATGGTTTGATGACGATTTTAGATGCTGATGTATTTCTTGGTGAAATGCGGTTACGAAAATCTGAGGAAGAAATTTTAAATCTAAAGAAGGCCTGCGAAATCACAGCCCAAGGTCACGTGCAAGCAATGAAGTATGTAAAACCAGGGGTCACAGAAAGGCAAATTCAAGCAGTCATGACAAGTTATTTTCTTTCTCAAAACTCTCAACGAGAAGGCTACAATTTTATAGTTGCCAGTGGCAATAGCGCAACAACTTTGCATTATAATTTCAATGATCAAGTTTGTAAAAATGGGGATTTGTTATTGATCGACGCGGGAGCTGAGTACAATTATTACACTGGTGATATCACTAGATGCTTTCCCGTAAATGGACAGTTTTCCAAAGCTCAAAGAGAAATCTATCAAGGGGTGTTAGATATTCAGAAAGAAATAATTTCTGGCTTAAAACCAGGAATTTATTTTAAGGATTTGCATGACCAAGGAGCTTCTTTATTAACCGATTTGATGCTTGAGCTGGGTCTGTTGAATGGAAGAAAAGACGATATTTTAGCAGCGAATGCGCATAAAAAATATTACCCCCATGGAATTGGCCATTGGCTAGGCATGGATGTGCATGATGCGGGTCTTTATTTTATTAATGGAGAGCCTCGAACTATCGAGAAAAGCATGTGTTTCACCATTGAGCCAGGCTTGTACATTCCGGCAAAAGACGGCGAGGCGCCAGCTCCGTATCGAGGTATTGGGGTTCGCATCGAGGACAATATTTTAATCACATCCGATAGCTTTGAAAACATGACTTCAAGTGTGCCTAAAGAAATATCAGAAATCGAAAATTTGATGAATATGATGAACTCAACGAAGTCTAATGTCTAGGATTGATAAATAATATTCAAAGAAAGAATAAATTAATAAAATATTCTTCCACGTTGCCAGATTAAATCCTATACTCATATTAAGGATATTCAATGTCCTTAACCAGGAGGTCACGATGGCTGAAGCTAAAAACATGGAGTTACCCTTACTTCCCCTTAGGGATTTGATTATTTTCCCTCATTTGATGATGCCCCTGTTTGTCGGTAGGGAAAAGAGCATCAATGCTCTTGAAGAAGCCATCAGTAAGCAAAGTGATATTATTTTAGCAGCTCAGCGGGATGCTAAAACTAATAATCCAGAGTCAAAGGATATTTATAGTGTTGGGACCATTGGAACGATTATCCAACTGTTAAAATTACCTGATGGAACGGTTAAGGTGTTGGTTGAGGGCAAGCGAAGGGTTAAAATTAAAGATTTCGTTCCCAATGAGAACTTTTTCGTTGTGAAGTATGAAGAGATTCCAGAAGAGGTTGATTCACAAGTAGAGGCTCAGGCTTTGGTAAGATCAGTTAAAGCCACTTTTGAGACTTATGTAAAGCTAAATAAAAGAATTCCGCCAGAAATATTAATGAGAGTGACTTCTATTGAAAACGCAGGTGAACTCGCAGACATTATTGTCGCTCAATTAAATTTAAAACTTGAAGATAAGCAAAAAGTTCTTGAAATTTTTGAACCAGAAAAACGTCTTGAGCATTTGTTAAATATCATGACGGGAGAGATTGAAATTCTTGAGGTCGAGAAAAAAATCAGAACCCGAGTTAAAAAACAAATGGAGCGTTCGCAAAAGGAATATTATCTAAACGAACAAATGCAAGCCATCCAAAAGGAACTTGGAGATAAGGATGATTATCAAGCAGAGCTTCAAGATCTTGAGTTAAAGTGCAAGCAAAAGAAAATGCCTAAAGAGGCTAAAGAAAAAGTCATGAAAGAGGTTAAAAAACTCAAGCTCATGTCACCGATGTCGGCTGAGGCGACGGTAGTTAGAAACTACATTGATTGGGTTTTATCTTTGCCGTGGAATGATTATTCTGAAGAGAGTCACGATATTAAAAAAGCCAAGAAAATTTTAGATGACGACCACTGGGGATTAGAGAAAGTAAAAGAGAGAATTCTAGAATATCTTGCAGTTTTGTCCTTATCTAATAATCTGAAAGGTCCAATCTTATGTCTTGTAGGTCCTCCCGGAGTAGGTAAGACCTCTTTAGCTAGATCCATTGCCACTTCTTTGAACCGTCAGTTTGCAAGAATTTCACTGGGCGGCGTTCGTGATGAAGCGGAAATTCGTGGACACAGAAAAACCTATGTGGGAGCTATGCCGGGTAAAATTTTGCAAGCTCTCAGAAAAGTGGATAAAGGAAATCCTTTAGTATTGCTTGATGAAATTGATAAAATGGCAAATGATTTCAGAGGCGACCCTTCTGCGGCGATGCTTGAGGTTTTGGATCCTGAGCAAAACAACAATTTTCAAGATCACTATTTGGAGTTGGAGTACGATTTGTCTAAGGTGATGTTTATTGCTACAGCAAATTCTCTTCACACAGTACCGCGGCCGCTTCTTGACCGAATGGAAATCATCAGTCTCGAGGGTTATATTGAGCAAGAGAAATTTCATATTGCAAAAAATTATTTAGTGCCTAAGCAAATTGAAAACCATGGATTAAAAGATTACAAAGTGTCTATTCAAGATGCAACGATTAGAAATGTAATCAGATACTATACTCGTGAAGCTGGGGTCAGAAATCTTGAAAGGCAATTGGCAAATGTTTGTCGAAAAGTGGCAAAAGATATCGTTATGGGCGAAGCCATTTCAGATATGAAGCCAGGGACAAAGAAATCGCAACCCATCACATCGAAAAACAAACAAGGTTACGTTGTGACTCCAAAAAAATTAGTAGAACTTTTGGGCGCTCACAAATATAAATTTGGCAAGATTGAAGAACAGAATGAGATTGGCTTAACAAACGGAATGGCTTGGACCGAGGTAGGCGGTGATTTGCTTGCCGTTGAAGTGAGTGTTGTGCCAGGAAAAGGTAAGTTCACGGTGACAGGACAGTTAGGCGATGTCATGAAGGAATCATGTTCAGCAGCCATGAGTTATGTGCGATCACGAGGTCCACTATTCGGCTTTGCTAAGGAATATTTTGCAGATATTGATGTTCATATTCATTTGCCCGAGGGGGCCGTTCCTAAGGATGGACCTTCTGCGGGAATTGCCTTAACAACAAGTATAGTTTCAGCCATTACCAAAATTCCTGTAAAAAGAACAGTGGCCATGACTGGTGAAATTTCTTTGCGTGGAAAAGTAATGCCCATTGGTGGTTTGAAAGAAAAAATTTTGGCAGCTCATCGTGGTGGAATTAAAATGATCATTTGCCCGAAAGAGAATGAAAAAGACTTAAAAGATATTCCAAAAGAAGTTCTGAAAGAGTTAAAAGTCATTTTGGTCGATCATGTTGATCAGGTTTTGATCAACGCACTCGATATTAAATCTCCAAAGGAATTATTTAAACAGCAGAAGGCGACAGAGCTTGGAGTGAGGGCTCAATACACAGGACAATCTCTGCATCATCATTAGGTTCTGAGAACAGGACCTAATGATTTGCGTTAGAAGTAGGCATTAAATAGGTCATAAATATCAGTTACTTAAAATTATTTTTAATAATGATGGTAAATATATGAACAATGATTGACCAAAAGAACAGAATCTGACAAAAATTCATAATAAAATTTATTTTTATTAAAGGAATTTGATGATTCAGACAAGCCTTGATCATTTAACTCTAGAGGGGTTGAGTGATGATAGAGTTTTTGAACTTGGCAAGCTTCACGCTGACCGTGGTGATTTCGAAAGCGCTATAAAATATTTAAATCAGGCATCAGATTTGTATTTTCTGTCAAAAAATTACTCCCAATATTTAAAATGTCAAAATTTACTTCTTCGAATATATGCCGAAAGAGAGCAGGCCGATGAAATAAATTCAACCAAAGAAAAAATTCAGGATTTAGTTTTAAAAGAAGGTTTTGAATTAAATTCCAAAACCTATTACACGCTTTCAACTTGTGCCTGCTATAAGGCTCAGTATGAAAATGCATTAGATTATGCACAAAAATCATTAAAATTAGCCTTAGCTCAAGACAGCAAAGAAGATATTTGTAATAGCATATTCCTGATTGCCTTAATTTATTCTTTTTTGGGAAGATATGCGGATGCCTTAAAAGAAATATATAATTTGCATGTTTTTTTTCAAGTTTATGATTTTAAGGAACTTAAAACATCAACTCAATTACTGAATGCGCGTATTTTAAGAGAGTTGGGAAAATACGAAGAGGCTCTTTCGATCACGTGGCAAGCTTATGAGGAAGCCAAAGAGCTAAGAAATAATATTATTAATATTAATTTCTTAGGAATGCTTGGAGTTATTTATTTCGAGTCTGGAGATAAAGAGCTCGCCAGATTGTACCTAAACATGGCAAATAAAATGGTTGATGCAAAAAATCAAGTCAGATTAAGTCATATGATAAAATCATACCTTGATAAGTTTGGCGGTGAGAACAATCAACCCTACGATATTATTTTCGATGAAACAAATCACTCCATTATTGAGAAAAAAATTGGGACTATTGATTTTAAGAATCAATTTATTTTGCTCGATTTATTGAAGTTATTTATTGTAAATCAAGGGACTGTTTATTCTAAAGAATTTCTTGTTGAGAATGTTTGGAAACAACCTTATGATCCCTTAGTTCATGACAATAAAATATATGTTACCATCAAAAGACTAAGAAAATTAATTGAGCCAGATTATGATAAACCAAAATATATTTTTAGAGCCAAGAATGGTTATTACTTTAATAAATCAATTCGTGTACTAATGGAAAAATGAGGTTTTTTTGTGAAAAAAATAATGCCAATACTTTTAAGTTTTATTTTGTGTATCGGACTCTTCAGTAGAGAGTCGTACTCGTTGCCAACTTCAAATAATCTTAAGACCAGTGCTAGGGATTATGTTATTCATGGTGAGGACTTCGTACCTATTCCTTGGGGTTATGAGCTTCCTATTACATGGTATTCGTTAACTGGAACTTGGATGTTAAAACAGTCCAGACAAACGGCATCTAGCTATTTTACTTTTCAAACAATTAATAATAATAAAACAAACAAGATGTTGTACATTCAACAAATTGATCCTAATAGTTGCCAAATATTGGGAACTGGAGTCGCTAGTCAGCTTGATTTAAAGATCATTTATGCCACCCTCAGGAGTGTAGTAAACAATCAAGTTTACCGAATTAATTTTAGGAATTTCGATGCAAACTCATTTAATTCCCTGGTGCTGCCTTCTTTTCAGGGTCATATTATGATGATGTCAATTGCACCTATTAATTCCCATGAGTTTGTTAACTTTTCATTAGATCGGGTAAATATAAGTTCTCAGTTCAATATTAAATGCAGAGAAAGATTAGTTCGATAATTTTTAAATAGACAAAGTGGAAGATAATTGTTATTCAAT encodes the following:
- a CDS encoding winged helix-turn-helix domain-containing protein, with translation MSDDRVFELGKLHADRGDFESAIKYLNQASDLYFLSKNYSQYLKCQNLLLRIYAEREQADEINSTKEKIQDLVLKEGFELNSKTYYTLSTCACYKAQYENALDYAQKSLKLALAQDSKEDICNSIFLIALIYSFLGRYADALKEIYNLHVFFQVYDFKELKTSTQLLNARILRELGKYEEALSITWQAYEEAKELRNNIININFLGMLGVIYFESGDKELARLYLNMANKMVDAKNQVRLSHMIKSYLDKFGGENNQPYDIIFDETNHSIIEKKIGTIDFKNQFILLDLLKLFIVNQGTVYSKEFLVENVWKQPYDPLVHDNKIYVTIKRLRKLIEPDYDKPKYIFRAKNGYYFNKSIRVLMEK
- the lon gene encoding endopeptidase La, which translates into the protein MAEAKNMELPLLPLRDLIIFPHLMMPLFVGREKSINALEEAISKQSDIILAAQRDAKTNNPESKDIYSVGTIGTIIQLLKLPDGTVKVLVEGKRRVKIKDFVPNENFFVVKYEEIPEEVDSQVEAQALVRSVKATFETYVKLNKRIPPEILMRVTSIENAGELADIIVAQLNLKLEDKQKVLEIFEPEKRLEHLLNIMTGEIEILEVEKKIRTRVKKQMERSQKEYYLNEQMQAIQKELGDKDDYQAELQDLELKCKQKKMPKEAKEKVMKEVKKLKLMSPMSAEATVVRNYIDWVLSLPWNDYSEESHDIKKAKKILDDDHWGLEKVKERILEYLAVLSLSNNLKGPILCLVGPPGVGKTSLARSIATSLNRQFARISLGGVRDEAEIRGHRKTYVGAMPGKILQALRKVDKGNPLVLLDEIDKMANDFRGDPSAAMLEVLDPEQNNNFQDHYLELEYDLSKVMFIATANSLHTVPRPLLDRMEIISLEGYIEQEKFHIAKNYLVPKQIENHGLKDYKVSIQDATIRNVIRYYTREAGVRNLERQLANVCRKVAKDIVMGEAISDMKPGTKKSQPITSKNKQGYVVTPKKLVELLGAHKYKFGKIEEQNEIGLTNGMAWTEVGGDLLAVEVSVVPGKGKFTVTGQLGDVMKESCSAAMSYVRSRGPLFGFAKEYFADIDVHIHLPEGAVPKDGPSAGIALTTSIVSAITKIPVKRTVAMTGEISLRGKVMPIGGLKEKILAAHRGGIKMIICPKENEKDLKDIPKEVLKELKVILVDHVDQVLINALDIKSPKELFKQQKATELGVRAQYTGQSLHHH